One genomic segment of Natrialbaceae archaeon AArc-T1-2 includes these proteins:
- a CDS encoding glutamate--cysteine ligase translates to MERGSPESFTRMGTLGIEEECFVVDERGRPTSGTDELVYEHDPPEILEGRLDHELFKFVIETQTPLIEAPEEARDALLSIRRALVDHAREHGFEIAAAGLHPLATWRELEHAEKPRYRSQLERIQYPQHRNTTAGLHVHVGVDDADKAVWIANELRWYVPVMLALSVNSPYWNGFDTGLASARAKIFEGLPNTGMPTYFEDYEAFDRFERRMLETGAIGDRGELWYDVRPHTGHGSVEIRTPDGQADPDVVMAFVEYSHALVEALAEAYEDGASSHEHRRELLDENKWRAIRYGHDATFIDQDCESTVELGDLVDRECERLGIDGIKTVYERESGASKQRRLRNTNGVDALCESLLLRSGRDLR, encoded by the coding sequence ATGGAACGCGGGTCGCCGGAATCGTTCACGCGGATGGGCACGCTGGGAATCGAAGAGGAGTGTTTCGTCGTCGACGAACGCGGCCGTCCGACAAGCGGCACCGACGAACTCGTCTACGAACACGATCCGCCCGAAATCCTCGAGGGTCGACTCGACCACGAACTGTTCAAGTTCGTCATCGAGACTCAGACGCCGCTGATCGAAGCGCCGGAGGAGGCTCGAGACGCGCTCCTCTCGATTCGGCGGGCGCTCGTCGACCACGCCCGCGAGCACGGCTTCGAGATCGCCGCCGCCGGCCTCCACCCGCTGGCGACGTGGCGCGAGCTCGAACACGCCGAGAAACCCCGCTATCGCTCACAACTCGAGCGCATCCAGTACCCCCAACACCGAAACACGACGGCTGGGTTGCACGTCCACGTCGGGGTCGACGACGCGGACAAGGCGGTCTGGATCGCAAACGAGTTGCGCTGGTACGTCCCCGTCATGCTCGCGCTGTCTGTGAACTCCCCGTACTGGAACGGCTTCGACACCGGCCTCGCCTCCGCCCGCGCGAAGATCTTCGAGGGGCTGCCCAACACCGGGATGCCGACGTACTTCGAGGACTACGAGGCGTTCGATCGCTTCGAACGACGGATGCTCGAGACCGGTGCGATCGGCGACCGGGGCGAACTCTGGTACGACGTCCGGCCACACACCGGACACGGTTCCGTCGAGATCCGCACTCCCGACGGCCAGGCAGATCCCGACGTCGTGATGGCCTTCGTCGAATACTCACACGCACTCGTCGAGGCGCTGGCAGAGGCCTACGAGGACGGAGCCTCGAGTCACGAACACCGCCGGGAGTTACTCGACGAGAACAAGTGGCGGGCGATCCGGTACGGCCACGACGCGACGTTCATCGACCAGGACTGTGAGAGCACCGTCGAACTCGGCGACCTCGTCGATCGGGAGTGTGAACGACTCGGGATCGACGGCATCAAAACGGTCTACGAGCGAGAAAGCGGCGCGAGCAAACAGCGTCGGCTCCGCAACACGAACGGCGTCGACGCGCTCTGTGAGTCGTTGCTCTTGCGATCCGGCCGCGACTTGCGGTAG
- a CDS encoding signal recognition particle protein Srp54, with translation MVLDDLGSSLRGTLDKLRGKSRISEEDVEEVVKEIQRSLLQADVDVSLVMELSDSIKERALEEEPPAGTPARDFVLHIVYEELVDLIGKSTELPLEEQTILLAGLQGSGKTTTSAKMAWWFSTKGLRPAVIQTDTFRPGAYDQAKQMCERAEVDFYGDPDADDPVEIARDGLAETSEADVHIVDTAGRHALEDELIEEIEEIESVVDPDTSLLVLDAAIGQGAKDQAKQFDESVGIDGVAITKLDGTAKGGGALTAVDQTDSSIAFLGTGEEVEDVERFEPEGFISRLLGMGDLGQLAERVERAMQQTEIEEEDWDPEDMLQGQFTLNDMQKQMEAMNNMGPLDQVMDMIPGFGGGIKDQLPDDAMDVTQDRLRTFSVIMDSMTEAEKEYPKAIGASQIERIARGSGTSEERVRELLEQYKMMEKTIKQFQGMGSEQEMQRMMQKMQQQGGGGGGGGMGGMGPF, from the coding sequence ATGGTACTCGACGATCTCGGAAGTTCTCTCCGCGGCACCCTCGACAAACTCCGCGGGAAGTCCCGCATTTCGGAGGAGGACGTCGAGGAGGTCGTCAAGGAGATTCAACGGTCGCTGTTGCAGGCCGACGTCGACGTCTCGCTCGTGATGGAGCTGTCGGACTCGATCAAAGAACGCGCCCTCGAGGAAGAGCCCCCGGCGGGGACGCCGGCGCGCGATTTCGTCTTGCACATCGTCTATGAGGAGCTGGTCGACCTCATCGGCAAGTCGACCGAACTGCCACTCGAGGAACAGACGATCCTGCTCGCAGGGCTGCAGGGGTCGGGGAAGACGACCACGTCCGCGAAGATGGCGTGGTGGTTTTCGACGAAAGGGCTCCGGCCTGCCGTGATCCAGACGGACACCTTCCGCCCGGGCGCGTACGACCAGGCCAAACAGATGTGCGAACGGGCGGAGGTCGACTTCTACGGCGATCCCGACGCCGACGATCCCGTCGAGATCGCTCGCGACGGCCTCGCGGAGACAAGCGAGGCCGACGTCCACATCGTGGACACGGCCGGTCGCCACGCCTTAGAGGACGAGCTGATCGAGGAGATCGAAGAGATCGAGTCGGTCGTCGACCCCGACACCTCACTCCTGGTACTCGACGCTGCCATCGGCCAGGGCGCGAAAGACCAGGCAAAGCAGTTCGACGAGTCCGTCGGCATCGACGGCGTCGCCATCACCAAGCTCGACGGGACCGCGAAAGGTGGTGGCGCACTGACCGCCGTCGACCAGACCGATTCCTCGATCGCCTTCCTCGGCACCGGCGAGGAGGTCGAGGACGTCGAACGCTTCGAGCCCGAGGGCTTCATCTCGCGGCTGCTCGGCATGGGCGATCTCGGCCAGCTCGCCGAGCGCGTCGAACGCGCCATGCAGCAGACGGAGATCGAAGAGGAAGACTGGGATCCCGAGGACATGCTTCAGGGCCAGTTCACCTTGAACGACATGCAAAAACAGATGGAGGCGATGAACAACATGGGGCCACTGGATCAGGTGATGGACATGATCCCCGGCTTCGGCGGCGGGATCAAAGACCAGCTGCCCGACGACGCGATGGACGTCACCCAGGACCGACTGCGGACGTTCAGCGTCATCATGGACTCGATGACCGAAGCCGAAAAGGAGTATCCGAAAGCGATCGGCGCGAGCCAGATCGAGCGCATCGCCCGCGGTTCGGGCACGAGCGAAGAGCGCGTCCGGGAGCTGTTAGAGCAGTACAAGATGATGGAAAAGACGATCAAGCAGTTCCAGGGAATGGGCTCCGAACAGGAGATGCAACGGATGATGCAAAAGATGCAACAGCAAGGCGGCGGTGGCGGTGGTGGCGGCATGGGCGGTATGGGTCCGTTCTGA
- a CDS encoding type II toxin-antitoxin system HicB family antitoxin: MGTDSRDDVERDPDGSITVTEEDSITVTDEGGFYVAKDEETGVSSQGETRADAIERLERALEVYVESIDEDGDDWL; this comes from the coding sequence ATGGGCACCGATTCGCGTGACGACGTCGAACGCGATCCGGACGGTTCGATTACCGTCACCGAGGAGGACTCGATCACGGTCACCGACGAAGGCGGCTTCTACGTCGCGAAAGACGAGGAGACCGGCGTCTCGAGCCAGGGCGAGACCAGAGCCGACGCCATCGAACGGCTCGAGCGGGCGCTCGAGGTCTACGTGGAATCGATCGATGAAGACGGTGACGACTGGCTGTAA